One Thermococcus sp. LS1 genomic window carries:
- a CDS encoding ABC transporter permease, protein MKEVLCWELRSPLSLALASAGAVLVGTVMKRYYLVWSVSSHGRPYGVEVLGSVFREAFTGDVYLLLALLVPFIITLAVRLERDEGVALSVYSLPVSRAKILLAKFLAAFITLFLFVFAVYLLVFAIHFAATPDAVISVLGIYTVPMAFFYFAVLLFMTSVAALIAIASPNTYISIFGGFIALYLPVFLGTTWYGPVPWRNALIDYKSATISVWSDPVFSWAFMKMTLLPALVLFALYLVIGNWRDVR, encoded by the coding sequence TTGAAAGAGGTTCTCTGCTGGGAGCTCCGCTCACCTTTAAGTCTGGCCTTGGCCTCGGCTGGGGCCGTTCTCGTTGGAACCGTGATGAAGAGGTACTACCTCGTCTGGAGTGTCAGCTCTCATGGGAGGCCTTACGGGGTGGAGGTACTCGGTTCGGTTTTCAGGGAGGCCTTTACCGGCGACGTGTACCTGCTGCTGGCCCTCCTCGTACCCTTCATAATAACCCTCGCAGTGAGGCTGGAGAGGGACGAGGGCGTTGCTCTCTCTGTGTACTCCCTCCCGGTTTCGAGGGCCAAAATCCTCCTCGCCAAGTTTCTGGCAGCCTTTATCACCCTCTTCCTCTTCGTCTTTGCCGTGTATCTCCTCGTCTTTGCCATCCACTTCGCGGCCACTCCCGATGCGGTGATCAGCGTCCTTGGAATCTACACCGTTCCAATGGCGTTCTTCTATTTCGCGGTGCTGCTCTTCATGACTTCAGTCGCGGCCCTGATAGCCATAGCATCACCAAACACTTACATCTCCATCTTCGGGGGCTTCATAGCCCTTTACCTCCCCGTGTTTTTGGGAACGACGTGGTACGGGCCGGTGCCGTGGCGGAATGCCCTGATAGACTACAAATCCGCGACGATTTCTGTGTGGTCGGACCCGGTATTCTCATGGGCCTTCATGAAGATGACCCTCCTCCCGGCGCTGGTGCTCTTTGCCCTCTACCTGGTCATCGGGAACTGGAGGGACGTGAGATGA
- a CDS encoding ferritin family protein, whose product MEITDKEVFEIAINSEIRAKEAYEKLASVIKSDIIRDEILFLAKEEDKHREIIEKMAEKFEGERTEPKKIEIDVMAEFKVIAEKMAEVIKKPDANIDEIYEIAMQAELVSEKLYKELAGYAATEKTRLILEMLADMERNHYNILRKQYDYIMRYPELYKEEFYDQLMKDINFNF is encoded by the coding sequence ATGGAGATAACCGACAAAGAGGTTTTTGAGATTGCCATAAACTCTGAGATTAGGGCCAAGGAAGCCTATGAAAAACTCGCTTCTGTAATTAAAAGCGACATTATAAGAGACGAAATTCTCTTCCTGGCGAAGGAGGAAGACAAGCACCGCGAGATAATCGAGAAGATGGCCGAGAAGTTCGAGGGCGAGAGGACTGAGCCGAAGAAGATAGAGATCGATGTTATGGCCGAGTTCAAGGTCATAGCCGAGAAGATGGCCGAAGTCATCAAGAAGCCCGATGCCAACATCGATGAGATTTACGAGATAGCTATGCAGGCTGAACTCGTCAGCGAGAAGCTCTACAAGGAGCTCGCAGGCTACGCTGCCACCGAGAAGACCCGGCTCATCCTTGAGATGCTCGCCGATATGGAGAGGAACCACTACAACATCCTCAGGAAGCAGTACGACTACATAATGCGCTACCCCGAGCTATACAAGGAGGAGTTCTACGATCAGCTCATGAAGGACATCAACTTCAACTTTTGA
- a CDS encoding ATP phosphoribosyltransferase regulatory subunit, with protein sequence MKKDLFSESERLADITKYLRRTFELWGYREIFLPTIEEFSEELRKGTKFAYNNGFYVIKPDLTSQILANLKEPRKLKLYYISEVLDGGIRGKWQAGVEFIGGEDIKMQVEVLLTVITSLEALGIEDFYIDIGSLKVWESAVEGVEEFRAEIFRALTRRNFEIIERLPISEEKKEELWQLFNFRGKSCGYEKLNKIIEALDDRRVFIDFGTIRPLPYYSDVIFEVYSPKIGKPLGGGGEYVFKGTKAFGFAFDLNALSKLFDGKIEKSRKRIRGELKEVYRLAKELVKLGIPVEVEE encoded by the coding sequence GTGAAGAAGGATTTGTTTTCCGAATCAGAGAGGCTAGCGGATATTACAAAATATTTAAGGCGGACATTTGAGCTTTGGGGTTACAGAGAGATATTTTTGCCGACGATAGAAGAGTTCAGCGAGGAGCTGAGAAAAGGAACAAAATTTGCGTACAACAACGGATTTTATGTAATAAAGCCAGACCTGACATCTCAGATACTTGCAAACCTCAAAGAGCCCAGGAAACTTAAGCTCTACTATATCAGCGAAGTGTTGGACGGAGGGATTAGAGGGAAGTGGCAGGCTGGAGTTGAGTTCATCGGCGGAGAAGACATCAAAATGCAGGTCGAGGTTCTTTTAACTGTTATAACTTCCCTCGAGGCGCTCGGCATTGAGGACTTTTACATCGACATCGGCAGCCTAAAAGTCTGGGAAAGTGCCGTTGAAGGAGTTGAAGAATTTAGGGCAGAGATCTTCAGAGCCCTGACGAGGAGAAACTTCGAAATTATCGAGAGATTGCCCATAAGTGAAGAAAAAAAGGAGGAGCTCTGGCAGCTGTTCAACTTTAGAGGAAAGAGCTGCGGATATGAAAAGCTCAACAAAATTATCGAGGCCCTTGACGACAGGAGGGTCTTCATAGATTTCGGCACGATAAGACCCCTGCCCTACTATAGCGACGTAATCTTTGAGGTCTATTCTCCAAAGATTGGCAAGCCCTTGGGCGGCGGAGGCGAGTATGTCTTCAAGGGTACAAAAGCCTTTGGATTCGCCTTTGACTTAAATGCACTCTCAAAGCTCTTTGACGGCAAAATAGAGAAGAGCAGAAAGAGAATCAGAGGGGAGCTGAAGGAAGTGTACAGGCTTGCAAAGGAGCTTGTTAAGCTCGGCATTCCAGTGGAGGTGGAAGAATGA